In one Bacteroides intestinalis DSM 17393 genomic region, the following are encoded:
- a CDS encoding RagB/SusD family nutrient uptake outer membrane protein, with the protein MKKILYTLGLTVLLASCGSNYLDTVPQSSTGTATIFETTQNAKLAINGICRLMVNQYLSSQGFNGEGTIKTWYGNYPGNDFQKSNLTGWSSIINSLYHERNTSSYCYYPWFYYYKLIGNANAIIENIDNASGSNEEKQFIKAQALTFRAYSYMMLSQLYCHRWCDSNNGSSRGLPLRIDLSTGELPTSTLAEVYGRIYEDLNEAISNFTASELDRASGDNYSPNLDVAYATYARAALTREDWATAARYAVLARANYPLMTNSEYVDGGFNTPNQEWIWSSYNATDQNLHYYSFFAYQGSNSSASICRTYACSISKELYDQIPETDVRKNMFLGPKEGETYTTSTGRASKGALYDRAMKDYADKIYSTSYIFAYMQFKILCADQPGIGQLNNFRSAEMYLIEAEANCHIGGKDAETQKLLVALNKDSGRNPAYTCTKTGDNLLQEVKLYRRIELWGEGFDWFDYKRWKEPIVRKAYPEGSFHVQFAITIQPSDNNQWTWVFPAKEVDYNDALSSYIE; encoded by the coding sequence ATGAAAAAGATATTATACACATTAGGACTCACAGTTCTGTTGGCCTCGTGCGGCAGCAACTATCTGGATACTGTACCCCAATCATCTACGGGTACGGCCACTATCTTTGAAACCACTCAGAATGCCAAACTCGCAATAAATGGTATTTGCAGGTTAATGGTCAACCAATATCTCAGTTCACAAGGATTCAATGGCGAAGGAACTATCAAGACGTGGTATGGCAACTATCCGGGAAACGATTTTCAGAAATCAAACCTGACCGGATGGTCTTCCATCATCAATTCGCTTTATCACGAAAGAAATACTTCAAGTTATTGTTATTACCCCTGGTTCTACTATTATAAGCTGATAGGTAATGCCAATGCCATCATTGAAAACATAGACAATGCCAGCGGTAGCAATGAAGAAAAGCAGTTTATAAAAGCTCAGGCACTGACATTCAGAGCATACAGCTATATGATGCTGAGCCAACTCTATTGTCATCGCTGGTGCGACAGTAATAATGGTTCCAGCCGCGGACTTCCCCTGCGCATAGACCTGAGTACGGGTGAGCTGCCAACTTCTACACTGGCAGAAGTTTACGGCCGAATTTATGAAGATTTGAATGAGGCTATCTCCAATTTCACAGCATCGGAACTGGACCGCGCGAGCGGGGACAATTACAGTCCGAACCTGGATGTGGCTTATGCCACCTATGCCCGTGCGGCCCTGACTCGTGAAGACTGGGCAACCGCTGCACGCTATGCAGTATTGGCACGTGCCAATTATCCGTTAATGACAAACTCCGAATATGTGGATGGCGGTTTTAATACCCCTAACCAAGAATGGATATGGAGCAGTTACAATGCTACGGACCAGAATTTACACTATTATTCATTCTTTGCCTATCAGGGCAGCAACTCCAGCGCCAGCATTTGCAGAACTTACGCATGTTCCATCAGCAAAGAACTGTACGATCAGATTCCTGAAACCGATGTACGTAAGAACATGTTTCTGGGGCCCAAAGAAGGTGAAACATATACCACATCTACCGGACGGGCTTCGAAAGGTGCCCTGTATGATCGGGCTATGAAAGATTATGCCGACAAAATTTATAGCACCAGTTATATCTTTGCCTATATGCAGTTCAAAATATTATGTGCCGACCAACCGGGTATAGGGCAATTGAATAATTTCCGTTCGGCAGAGATGTATCTGATTGAAGCCGAAGCCAACTGCCACATAGGCGGCAAGGATGCAGAAACACAAAAATTACTGGTTGCCCTGAATAAGGATTCAGGCCGCAACCCCGCCTATACCTGTACGAAAACAGGAGATAACCTGCTACAAGAAGTGAAACTGTATCGCAGGATAGAGCTCTGGGGCGAAGGTTTCGACTGGTTCGACTACAAACGCTGGAAAGAGCCGATCGTGCGCAAGGCATATCCGGAAGGCAGTTTCCATGTACAGTTTGCTATAACCATCCAACCTTCGGACAACAATCAGTGGACTTGGGTATTCCCGGCCAAAGAAGTCGATTATAATGATGCACTTTCTTCATATATAGAATAA
- a CDS encoding SusC/RagA family TonB-linked outer membrane protein, protein MKRKLLFIMLAYLFLWTSATLAQVSKVTGVVISEEGNEPVVGASILVKGFSQGVITNVNGEFTLTNVPNDARTLIISFVGMKTQEVAIKPQLRIIMSNDSQMLDEVIVTVAYGTAKKSSLTGAISSVNQDQIEMRPTSSVTSALEGTTSGVQINSTYGAPGSDPSIRIRGIGTVNGSSTPLYVVDGVPFGGNISDINPADIESISVLKDAASAALYGNRASNGVILISTRKGTSNKISFDLKINQGVYSRGIKEYKRTSPNQFMEASWQNLKNARMSAGDDAATAAKYASENLISEQLYLNIYNKADNALFDANGNLVSDAQILPGYADDLDWYSDAIRNGYRQEYSFSGNTANEKSNYYFSIGYLDEKGYVTNSDFNRISARTSMSFTPKKWFKAGINLSGTHQNSHATNGDSDAGYTNAFMYCRQIAPIYPVHLHNADGSYRLDALNNKQYDPGYYKDDEGVTISTRNQYVDRHVIWENELSTDKTIRNTLQAIAFADVKFLNDFTFTVKGDLNVRNSEQTSYDNATIGDGKGNNGRTKRVTYRYKNYNFQQQLNWNHVYGKHYIDVLAAHENYSNNYDYEYAFKTTETFAGKPNLSNFTDITSLTGYETDYRTESYLGRIRYNYAEKYNLEVSFRRDGSSRFSKQNRWGNFGSIGANWIISEEDFMQSLTWINSLKFRANYGQVGNDAGTGYYGYMGLYAGSQNANIGAYYLSQNEALDLKWETGEAYGIALEGRLFNRWNISLEYFDKRNKDLLFDVYLPLSAGATSTTSAQATIAKNLGTISNKGFEINTDIDIYKDKKWKVNFATNATFVKNKIVKLPEQNKDGIISGNYKIVEGKSRYEFFLPTYVGVDQLTGNSLYTLNMEDYFITLPDGSKLGNAEGTDISDNESLTSINGTYYTNNTTYALKEFHGSALPKVYGSFTGTVSYKSLTFSALFTYSLGGQTYDGVYRSLMTTGTSPGNFHSDIMNAWKAAPEGMSENSADRIWIDGIPQINSMMSANNNSASSRWLVSSDYLVVKNLTLSYRLPASFVKRLDLQGISVSANCENLWTFTARQGMNPQQSFGGSQYNYLVTPRVFSVGINIKL, encoded by the coding sequence ATGAAAAGGAAACTACTATTTATCATGCTGGCCTATCTGTTTTTATGGACAAGTGCAACATTGGCCCAAGTCTCCAAAGTAACCGGAGTCGTGATTTCAGAAGAAGGCAATGAACCAGTGGTTGGTGCATCTATTCTGGTGAAAGGATTCTCGCAAGGAGTGATTACCAACGTAAACGGAGAGTTTACACTCACCAATGTCCCCAATGATGCCAGAACCTTAATTATCTCGTTTGTTGGCATGAAAACGCAGGAAGTTGCAATCAAGCCTCAACTCAGAATCATCATGTCAAACGATTCTCAGATGTTGGATGAAGTGATTGTAACAGTAGCCTACGGTACAGCAAAAAAATCATCGCTGACAGGAGCCATTTCATCCGTCAATCAGGATCAGATTGAAATGCGACCAACCTCCAGCGTAACTTCAGCATTGGAAGGAACGACATCGGGCGTACAGATTAATAGTACTTACGGTGCACCGGGTAGTGATCCGTCGATCCGCATTCGCGGTATCGGAACTGTAAACGGTTCGAGCACTCCGCTTTATGTGGTAGACGGTGTTCCTTTCGGAGGAAATATTTCGGATATAAACCCGGCCGATATAGAGAGCATTTCAGTTCTGAAAGATGCAGCTTCAGCCGCACTATACGGTAACCGCGCATCAAACGGTGTGATTCTGATCAGCACAAGAAAAGGGACTTCCAACAAAATCAGTTTCGACCTAAAAATCAACCAAGGAGTCTATTCACGCGGTATCAAAGAGTATAAACGTACCTCGCCTAACCAATTTATGGAAGCAAGTTGGCAAAACCTGAAGAATGCACGTATGTCTGCAGGTGATGATGCAGCCACTGCGGCCAAGTATGCGTCGGAAAATCTGATTTCGGAACAACTATATCTTAATATATATAATAAGGCGGACAATGCTTTGTTCGACGCGAATGGTAATCTGGTTTCGGATGCACAAATCCTTCCGGGATATGCCGATGACCTTGACTGGTATTCGGATGCCATCCGCAATGGATACCGGCAGGAATATTCCTTTAGCGGAAATACCGCCAACGAAAAGAGTAACTATTACTTTTCCATCGGCTATCTGGATGAGAAAGGTTATGTGACAAACTCGGATTTCAATCGTATCTCAGCCCGTACCTCCATGAGCTTCACCCCTAAAAAATGGTTCAAGGCAGGCATTAACCTATCCGGCACGCACCAAAATTCTCATGCAACCAATGGGGACAGTGACGCTGGATATACCAATGCATTTATGTATTGTCGTCAGATAGCCCCCATCTATCCCGTGCATCTGCATAATGCCGATGGTTCTTATCGCCTGGATGCCCTGAACAACAAACAGTACGATCCGGGATACTATAAAGATGACGAGGGAGTAACGATCTCTACCCGTAACCAATATGTAGACCGTCATGTAATCTGGGAAAACGAATTGAGTACGGACAAAACCATACGCAACACACTGCAAGCTATCGCTTTTGCAGATGTCAAGTTCCTGAACGACTTCACATTCACAGTGAAAGGCGACCTCAACGTGCGAAACTCCGAGCAGACCTCTTACGACAATGCCACTATCGGTGACGGTAAAGGAAACAACGGACGTACCAAGCGAGTGACTTACCGCTATAAGAATTATAACTTCCAGCAGCAACTGAACTGGAATCATGTATATGGCAAACACTACATAGATGTACTGGCAGCACACGAAAACTACTCCAACAATTATGATTATGAGTATGCATTCAAGACGACCGAGACATTTGCCGGAAAGCCGAATCTATCGAACTTCACAGATATTACCAGCCTGACCGGCTACGAGACAGACTATCGTACAGAAAGCTACCTGGGACGTATCCGCTACAACTACGCCGAGAAATACAATCTGGAAGTTTCGTTCCGCCGTGACGGTTCATCCCGCTTCTCCAAACAGAACCGCTGGGGTAACTTCGGTAGCATCGGTGCAAACTGGATTATATCAGAAGAGGACTTCATGCAATCTCTCACCTGGATAAACTCTTTGAAGTTCCGCGCCAATTACGGACAAGTGGGAAATGATGCCGGAACCGGATATTATGGCTACATGGGACTTTATGCCGGTAGCCAGAATGCAAACATCGGGGCATATTATTTATCTCAGAACGAAGCTCTCGATCTGAAGTGGGAGACCGGAGAGGCTTATGGTATAGCACTTGAAGGCCGTTTGTTCAACCGCTGGAACATTAGTCTTGAGTATTTTGACAAACGGAACAAGGATCTTTTGTTCGATGTTTATCTGCCGTTGTCAGCAGGAGCCACTTCCACCACATCCGCACAGGCCACCATTGCAAAGAATCTGGGAACCATCTCCAATAAAGGTTTCGAAATCAATACGGACATCGATATCTACAAAGATAAGAAATGGAAAGTGAACTTTGCAACGAATGCCACATTCGTCAAGAACAAGATTGTGAAGCTGCCTGAACAAAATAAGGATGGGATCATATCGGGAAACTACAAGATAGTAGAAGGTAAAAGCCGTTATGAGTTCTTCCTGCCGACTTATGTCGGTGTCGATCAACTCACCGGTAACTCCCTGTACACACTCAATATGGAAGACTATTTCATCACACTGCCCGATGGCAGCAAATTGGGAAATGCAGAAGGTACTGACATCAGCGACAATGAAAGCCTGACTTCCATCAACGGCACTTATTATACCAACAACACGACTTACGCCCTGAAAGAATTCCACGGTTCGGCACTACCCAAAGTCTACGGCAGCTTTACCGGTACGGTATCTTACAAATCACTTACTTTCTCCGCCTTGTTCACCTACTCGTTGGGAGGTCAAACCTATGATGGGGTATACCGTTCGTTAATGACTACAGGCACTTCACCCGGCAACTTCCACTCCGACATTATGAATGCCTGGAAAGCGGCTCCCGAGGGAATGTCAGAAAACTCGGCAGACCGCATCTGGATAGATGGTATTCCTCAGATAAACAGCATGATGAGTGCGAACAATAATTCCGCTTCTTCCAGATGGCTTGTCAGTTCGGACTATTTAGTAGTTAAAAACCTCACACTGAGCTACCGGCTACCGGCTTCCTTTGTGAAACGACTGGACCTGCAGGGAATAAGCGTGAGCGCAAACTGCGAGAACTTATGGACATTCACAGCCCGCCAGGGCATGAATCCCCAGCAATCATTCGGCGGTTCGCAATACAACTATCTGGTAACTCCGAGAGTATTCTCCGTTGGTATCAACATTAAACTATAA
- a CDS encoding HU family DNA-binding protein — protein sequence MAILFEWYENPVPNDQTDPKTIHARITLNGKVGTDEIRHKIQARSSLTETDVSAVLDALSHIMGEELAEGRQVHLDGIGYFHPTLKCEEGITMETKRKNEKVKLKGIKFRADQALKNEIGNVKLKNFKHSGHSSKLSDVEIDMRLKEYFAEHQLMTRLDFQHICGFMKSKAMEHLRRLKAEGKIENIGRQMQPIYVPVTGYYGVSKDKIVTR from the coding sequence ATGGCTATACTTTTTGAATGGTATGAGAATCCGGTACCTAACGATCAAACGGACCCAAAAACAATCCATGCACGCATCACCCTCAATGGAAAAGTAGGAACAGACGAAATCCGCCACAAAATACAGGCACGCAGTTCGCTGACAGAGACGGATGTGTCGGCAGTGCTCGATGCACTATCGCATATAATGGGAGAAGAATTGGCGGAAGGACGACAAGTACATCTGGACGGCATCGGATACTTCCATCCTACACTGAAATGCGAGGAAGGAATCACAATGGAAACGAAACGAAAAAATGAGAAAGTGAAACTGAAGGGCATCAAGTTTCGCGCCGACCAAGCGTTGAAGAACGAGATAGGCAATGTTAAACTGAAGAATTTCAAGCATAGCGGGCACTCCAGCAAGCTATCGGACGTGGAGATAGACATGCGACTGAAGGAATACTTTGCCGAACATCAACTGATGACACGCCTGGACTTCCAGCATATATGTGGTTTCATGAAATCAAAGGCAATGGAACACCTGAGACGACTAAAAGCAGAAGGAAAAATAGAAAACATCGGACGACAAATGCAACCGATATATGTACCCGTGACAGGATACTACGGAGTAAGCAAAGACAAAATAGTAACAAGATAA
- a CDS encoding VapE domain-containing protein, producing the protein MKTKFMQFIVSLWEGWGEVKQVVENQPETTPLAANPVAELVKSSPVSLTDRVNRFLQSAYDFRHNLLTEETEFRPAGKVGEGFSSVGKRELNTFCLEAHARGIACWDKDISRYLYSTCVPAYHPFLLYMDELPAWDGVDRLEALARRVSSNPLWMKDFHIWILALTAQWLGMTGKHANSVAPILISAEQGCLKSTFCKSLMPETLARYYSDEVELTSKGNVTRKMSEMGLLNLDEFDKYPTSKMPLLKNLMQMANLNLCKAYQRNYRNLPRIASFIGTSNRFDLLSDPTGSRRFLCVEVKGKIDCSHIEHKQIYAQLKHELLEGVRYWFTAEEESELKEYNKKFQRRSMMEEILYACFRPAMTEDKDEMVQRLSAADIFKVLKKQNLAAMRGVNPNAFAQQLAPLGFPRSRSRYGNYYSVVALPENTLPPANLDK; encoded by the coding sequence ATGAAGACAAAATTTATGCAATTCATTGTTTCTCTTTGGGAAGGCTGGGGAGAAGTGAAGCAAGTAGTAGAAAATCAGCCGGAAACGACTCCTTTAGCAGCTAACCCTGTTGCGGAGCTTGTGAAGTCCTCGCCGGTCAGTCTGACGGATCGAGTAAACCGCTTCCTGCAATCCGCTTATGATTTCCGTCATAATCTGTTGACGGAAGAAACCGAATTCCGTCCGGCGGGTAAAGTGGGAGAGGGGTTCTCATCTGTTGGAAAGCGGGAACTGAATACTTTTTGCCTTGAGGCCCATGCACGGGGAATTGCATGTTGGGACAAGGATATCAGCCGTTATCTTTATTCCACTTGTGTTCCTGCTTATCATCCTTTCCTTCTTTATATGGATGAACTTCCTGCCTGGGATGGAGTGGATCGTCTTGAAGCGCTTGCCCGCCGTGTATCTTCCAATCCGTTGTGGATGAAGGATTTCCATATCTGGATATTGGCCCTCACTGCACAATGGCTGGGAATGACGGGAAAGCATGCCAACAGCGTGGCGCCTATTCTTATCAGTGCGGAGCAAGGGTGTTTAAAGTCTACCTTTTGTAAAAGTCTGATGCCTGAAACTCTGGCTCGTTACTATTCAGATGAAGTGGAACTGACTTCAAAGGGAAATGTTACCCGTAAAATGTCGGAAATGGGATTGCTGAATCTTGATGAGTTTGATAAATATCCTACTTCTAAAATGCCCTTATTGAAGAATCTGATGCAGATGGCGAACCTGAATCTTTGCAAAGCCTATCAAAGGAACTATCGCAACTTGCCACGTATTGCTTCTTTTATCGGTACGAGCAATCGTTTTGATTTGCTTTCCGACCCTACAGGGAGCCGCCGTTTTCTTTGTGTGGAAGTGAAAGGGAAGATAGATTGCTCGCATATCGAGCATAAACAAATCTATGCCCAGTTGAAACATGAACTTCTGGAAGGAGTCCGGTATTGGTTTACAGCGGAAGAAGAGTCTGAGTTGAAGGAATATAATAAGAAATTTCAGCGGCGCAGTATGATGGAGGAAATTCTTTATGCTTGTTTTCGCCCTGCCATGACTGAAGATAAGGATGAAATGGTACAACGCCTTTCTGCTGCTGATATTTTCAAAGTTCTGAAAAAGCAGAATCTGGCAGCTATGCGTGGAGTTAATCCGAATGCGTTTGCTCAACAGTTAGCTCCTTTAGGGTTTCCCCGCTCGCGGAGTCGTTACGGGAATTACTATTCGGTAGTTGCCTTGCCTGAAAATACCCTTCCACCCGCTAACCTTGATAAATAG
- a CDS encoding DUF2764 family protein encodes MSKYYYYLVAGLPELTLEDSKLSYTVADFKAELYPDLSDEDKKLIDLFYLKFDNANVLKLLKDKDAAIDLRGNYSAEELVEFISSLKEGDEIADAVFPSYLSTFIFEYFNATAEDDFLYEDRLAALYYEYAMKCKNKFVSSWFAFNLTMNNILVALTARKFKMDIAPLIVGDTEVCEALRTSGARDFGLTGEVDFLDQLVKISETEELVEREKKIDQLRWNWMEEATFFNYFTVERLFVFLLQLEMIERWISLDKEKGNQLFRSIIATLKDEVQIPAEFR; translated from the coding sequence ATGAGTAAATACTATTACTACTTGGTAGCTGGTTTGCCCGAACTCACATTGGAGGACAGTAAGCTGAGTTATACGGTAGCTGATTTCAAAGCGGAACTGTATCCGGATTTGTCTGACGAAGATAAGAAACTGATTGATTTGTTCTATCTGAAGTTTGACAATGCGAACGTTCTGAAATTACTAAAGGACAAGGACGCTGCCATTGATCTGCGCGGAAATTATTCTGCAGAAGAATTGGTAGAGTTTATCTCGTCTCTGAAAGAGGGTGATGAGATAGCTGATGCCGTGTTCCCTTCCTATCTCTCCACTTTTATTTTCGAATATTTCAATGCTACTGCTGAGGACGATTTTCTGTATGAAGACCGTCTGGCTGCGCTTTATTATGAATATGCAATGAAGTGCAAAAATAAGTTCGTGTCTTCATGGTTTGCGTTTAATCTGACGATGAACAATATACTGGTGGCACTGACTGCCCGGAAATTCAAGATGGATATCGCTCCGCTGATAGTAGGTGATACGGAAGTGTGCGAGGCTTTGCGTACATCCGGTGCTCGTGATTTCGGACTGACGGGGGAAGTGGATTTCCTGGATCAGTTAGTTAAGATCAGCGAAACCGAAGAGCTGGTGGAACGAGAGAAGAAAATAGACCAGTTGCGTTGGAATTGGATGGAAGAAGCTACTTTTTTCAATTATTTCACTGTGGAACGTTTGTTCGTTTTTCTGTTGCAACTGGAAATGATAGAACGGTGGATTTCTTTGGATAAAGAAAAAGGCAACCAATTGTTCCGCAGCATCATAGCAACGTTGAAGGACGAGGTGCAGATACCTGCAGAATTCAGATAA